In candidate division WOR-3 bacterium, the sequence AAAATTTCCCTCGGCTGCGGATAGGTATTGGAAAACCCCCGGCTGGAGTTTCGTTAACTGAGTATGTTTTAAGTGAGTTTAGTAGCTCTGAAAAAAAAGTATTAAACCAGATTCTTGACTATGCCTGTGAAGCGATTCTGGTCGTTAAAGAACGAGGCATAAAAGTTGCGATGAGTAATTTCAATTCTTCTAAAACAGTACCTAGTTAGATACCATGATGAGCATAGGCTTGGTAGGATTACCTAATGTGGGAAAATCGTCGTTTTTTAATTTGCTGACGAAAGCCTGTGCTAAAGTTGATATTTATCCATTCACCACCATTGAAAAAAATGTTGCTGTGGTTACAGTACCAGATGCACGATTAGAAAAAATTAAAGAAATTATTAAGCCAGCTAAAACGACTTATGCAACGATTGAGGTTATTGATATTGCCGGCTTGGTACGCGGTGCCCATGACGGGGCTGGGCTGGGTAATAAATTCTTATCGTTTATTCGCGAAGTTGATTTGATTCTTCATGTGGTTCGTAACTTTGAAGAAAGCTGCGTTCCTCATATTTATGAAACAGTCGATCCGTTACGAGATGTCGAAATTGTCGAAGCGGAGTTAGCGCTAGCTGACTTAGAAATAGTAAAGCGTGCTATAGAAAAACTCTCAAAACACCAGAAAAGTATCGATGATCAGTGTAAATTGGAATTACTAAAAAAGATCGAAGAAACGATAAGTCGAGGTGTTTTTTCTATAGAATTATCGACTGCCGAGCAAGAATTGTTAAAAGATCTTAATCTTTTTATAACTAAACCCACTATTTATGTTTTTAATTGTTCGGACAAAACTAATGTTAATTTAGAAATACCCGAAAAACTTTCTGCTAGCCCAGTTTTTTTTGTTTCTGTAGCATTAGAAAATAATCTAAACGGATTTTCCAATGAAGACAAAATTGCAATTAGAGAAAGTTTAGGACTTTTTCCTAAAGGACCTGAAGGAATAATTGAGGAATGCTTTAACCAATTACATTTAATTCGTTTTTATACTATTAAAGGGGAGGAAAGTCGAGCGTGGGCCATACCTCAGCATACCAACATAATTGAAGCTGTTAGAAAAATTCATTCGGATATGGCCGAGGGGTTTATCAAAGCAGAAGTTTTGCCATTTGATTATTTACAAAAATGCGGTAGCTTTGGAAAAGCGAAGGAGCTAGGTTTTGTCCGTATTGAAGGAAAGAATTATGTCGTCCAAGATGGCGATATAATTTTAGTCAAATTTACTGTATGAGAAATATTTTAAAAACTAATGATAGGAGGTAACATGCAAAGAACCTATAAGGCAATATTTATTATCAGTTCTAAACTTTCTGAAGCTGAAAGTAAGAAATTTATTGAAGAACTTAAGCAGATCATGTCGAAAAATAACAATTTAGAAATTATAGATTCTAAAACCGAGTTCAGTAATCTTCCGTATCTGATTCGCAAAGAAACCAAAGGGACTTATTTTACCGTTGAATTTAAAACCACAGCTGACGCAATAAGTAAGATAAAAGAAGAATTAAAGCATCGTGATGAAATTCTACGGCTAACGATCATTAGAAAGGAATAGCGATGGCAGAGTTAAGACTTGGCGCCTTGAATTATGTGTTTTTAATGGGACGGGCGGTCCGTGAAACCGAGTTAAAATATAATCCCAAGGGAATTCCGGTGTGTAACTTGGTAATTGCGGTAAATAGAAGATATCAGTTAAGAGATACTTCGGAATGGAAAGAGGAAACTAATTTTTTTAATGTTTTCGTTTTCGGGCAAGCTGCCGAGCGATGTGCAGAACGCATTAAAAGGGGAAGTGCAGTATTAATTGTGGGACGCCTACGAAGTCGTTCTTGGGTTAGCCCGAGCGGCGAAAAACGATACATTGTAGAAATTGTTTCTAATCGGATTCAGATTTTAGATAAAATTGGAACCGAACCCGAGACTGAGGTGATACCGGAACCTGGTATTGAGGAGGCGCCTCCTCAAATTGAAGATATCGACGACCTACCCTTCTAAAATTTTATTTCGAAAATAAACCAATTAAGTTTTCTAATGAATTAAAAAATCGTGGTGGTTCTTAAATATTTTATCTTTGTTTTATATTATGTTGACATTGATAATATCTTAGGTAAAATCTTTAATTATGAAAAAAATAACAACAATTGTATTGCTCATTTTGATTATTTTTTCGTGTAAAAAAAAGTATTCCAAAACTGAAATAACCTTTTGGCATGCGATGGGAGGACCTTTGGGGAAAACCCTAGAAACAATGGTTCGGCAATTTGAACGAGAAAATCCCGATATTAAAATTGTATTAGTAGGGATGGGTGATTATGGGGCATTGGCCCAAAAATTGATGGGAGCTATTGCGGTAAATAGTCCACCGACGATTGCTCAGGTTTATGAAACCTGGACTACGCAATTTTTGCAACAAAACCAACTTTTTCCTTTAGATAGTTTTATTTACAGTCCTGATGGTTTAACACTGGACGAAATTAGAGATATTTACCCGGTGTTTATAGAAAACAACCAATGGGGCGGAAAATTTATTAGTTTTCCGTTTAACAAGAGTGTTCCGGTATATTTTTACAATAAAAAATTATTCGATTCTTTAGGAATTAATGCATTTCCTATGACCTGGGATGAATTTCGCGCTGTTCTTAAAAAACTTACAATTGATAATAATAACGATAACAAACCAGAAATTTGGGGTACTGGTGGTGGTGTGAATGTGTGGCAATTCGGATGTATGCTGTACCAACAGAGCGTGAGATTTCTAGATGAAGAACACCGAAAAGCAAAGTTTAATTCTGAAGCTGGGATAAAGATTATAAAATATATGCTTGATATAATCTATAAAGATTCTACTTTTAATTTTCTTACTGGTTATGAACCACAAAACGATTTTCTAGCTGGTAAATTAGGATTAATATGGGGCACAATTGTTTCTTGGGCATTTATGCGCGATAAGATGACTTTTCCAGTTGGTATTGCACCTATCCCTACATGGAACGGGAAGCCAGCTGTTCTAGTATATGGTACTAATATTGCTATGTTTAGAAATTCCACTGATAAACAAAAGGCCGCGGCTTGGCGTTTTATTAAATGGTTTACAAGGCCTAAACAGCAAGCTTTCTGGGCAAAAAATACTTTTTATGTTCCGATTTGTCGTAGTGCACTTAACGAACCAGAATATGCTCAACTCTTACATGAAGTTGATGGACTTAAAGAGGCAATTGCTCAATTAGAATACGCTTACTTTGAACCTCGAGGTGAGGAATGGTTTTCAGGACGCCGTTATTTGGGTGAAGCGTTGGAAGAAGCTTTGCGACTTAAAAATAGTCCCCAGGAGGCATTAGATAACGCTGCTCAAAAAATTGAAAAAGAATGGAGAATGCGCTAAAAATGAGACATAAGATTTTTTTATTAATTGATGTATTATTAGGAATTATTTTGATAAACTCTCTTGAAGCTCGACCAATTCGGGATCTTAGGCAAAATAACAGTTTCGGCGTACCTTTATTATTAGATTCGGTGGTTACAATTAGTGGAATTGTTTCAGTAGCAACTGAATTTGGAAGTTACGGGCCAGCCTATGTGTTTGATAACACCGGAGGGGTAGCAATTTATGGCCCACCGGTTTCGCAACTACGCATTGGAGACAGTGTTACGGTAACCGGGACCGTCACTCTCTTTTATGGTTTAACCGAACTAACAAATCTTACGATAACTAATCATACCAGCGGTCATCCTGTTGTTCCTCAAATAATGACAATTCCGGAGGTGTTAAGAATTGACACTATAGGGGGGTATATCGAAAATGAAGGTACTTTGATTAAGCTTAGAAATGTTCGGTTTGTTTTCCCCGGCGGTATTTTTGCAGGTAATACCAATTATATTATTCAAGATACTTGGGGCAATACAGTTCAGATTCGGATCGATAATGATGTTACAAGTATTATTGGTCAACCTATTCCTTCGGATTATTTTGACTTAGTTGGAATTATCGCGCAATATGACAATACTCCACCATACTTTGAGGGCTACCAGATAATGCCTCGCTTTATCGCTGATTTACAATTGCCAATACAAACTATTCCAATTGCTCAGGCAATAATTGATGCTGATAGTAACGGCATTCCAGATTTAAGAGGGGCCAATGTTAACATTACTGGTGTTGTTACGGTGCCGAGCGGGATTTTTTCTAAAACTCAAACCGATATTTATGTCCAAGATAATACCGCCGGCGTTAATGTTTTTAGTTTTAATTATCAGCCAGTAAAATTAGGGGATAGCGTTATTGTTAGTGGCGTGGTTCATTTTTATCGAGGGAAAACAGAAATTTACAATGCATCCATAATTGTTATTGATAGTAATCGACCACTGCCCGAACCAATAGTATTAAATTGTCGAGAAATGAATCGTGAACCATATGAAGGATCTTTAGTTGCCTTAAAGGGTATCTTTACCAGCGGGCTTTTATTGGCTGGAGAACAAAATTATCTGCTTATCGATTCTACTGGTACAGTTACGTTAAGAATTGACGGTGATACCGATATTCCTGGTTTATTAGTAGTTCAAGATACTTTTACAGTGATCGGAATTAAAAGTCAGTACACAACTGATACAATACCACCGGTTAACAAGGGTTATCAATTCTTACCAAGATTTCGAACGGATTTTTCCAGAAATCTTAATGATCAATTACCGCTTCTGACAATTGATGAAGTTCAACGACCAGGTAATGACGGTTATTCATCGTATTATGAAGGACAATATGTGAAAGTGCGTGGTCGAATCACTGGTCCGGCCAATATTTTCACGAGTGGTTCTTCGTATAGTTTATATATTCAAGACCCAACCAATGGTGTAAATATTTACGCCCCGCAGGTACTTTCGCAACATACAAGATTCTTAAATGTTTTAGGAACTGAATGGGAATGTATTGGCCGAGTTACTGAGTACAACGGCCTTACCGAAATTGCTAATGGTGCGATGGTGCTCTTAGACTCAATTCCCCAAGAAATTTTGCCAAGAATACTTCCTTATAACACAGCCCTTACTGAAGGGCTTGAAAGTCAACTGATACAAGTTACGGGTGTTGTTAGTGAGGAACCAACGACCTCCGGGGCTGGACAGAATTTTGTTATAAGAAACGGTATTCCGGGTATTACAATTCGAGTCGTAAATCAGGCGGGAGTTCTACTTAACTGGGTTAAGAAAAATCGCAGAGTTAGAATTACAGGAATTGTGGGCCAATATGATAATTCATTTCCGTTTAGTAGCGGCTATCAGGTATTGCCACGATTTACAAGTGATTTGGTAGATATAACCGAATCTTTGCCAGCACCACGAACCGAGGTAGCAATTGATACGATATTCCCTAATCCTTTTTCTCTTAACGATCCAGATCCAGCCCGTCAGGCGGCACTAATTAGAGTTAATGTCCCTCTGGATTGTACATTTTATTTGGAAATTTTTGATCTTGAAGGTCGGTTAATAAAACGAGTTCTCACTAATTATCCTGGCGGTGTTTATGAAGTATATTGGGATGGGAGAAACGAAAAAGCAGAGCCGTGTCCAATTGGAATTTATCTTGTGAATCTTAAAGCAATTGATACATCGGGTAAAGCTCAATTCGTCCGAAAGCCGCTTGTTTTAGGAACTCGTCTGTAATGATTGCGCTTGGAGAAAACCATGAAAACTATTAGGTTTTTCTGCACAGTTATTTTAATAACTTCGGGATTTTTCAACGCATATGGAATTTGGGCCTTTTTACAAGAACCAGAAACTCAAGGTGCTGGTAATGTAAACTATAGTGGGTTCATTACTTTACCCTTATATTTGACTACCGAAGCTCGCAATGATGCCCTTCAGGTTGATGGAGATCGAAAATATAAAGTGTACGGCGGCTCAATTCGTTATGGCATCAGTAAGGATCTGGATTTTATTGTATGGGGCAATTATTCGGTAAATTCTTCAATCGGTATCGGTTTAAAATATCGATTCGCAAAACATTTGGCTTCTTCTCTTGGGCTTGATTATATTTTAGATAGAATGGTGTTAGCGCCATCGGGAACGATAGTTACTGGGATACCGCTCAGTAAAAATTTTTCATTTTATAGTGGGTTTAAGGGATTTTACTGGCAGGAATTTTATATAAATAATGGGCGCCAAGAAAATCATTTTGATGTTGTCCTGTTAAGCGGTATTCATATTTTTCGCCATGGGGGTTTTCGAGACCTTCGGTTTTTATCTTTTCTCCCTCTGGGGATTTATTTAGAATTGGGATATCCGGTAAATCTAAACGAAAAGGCCTTTACTATAAGTCTCGGCTTAGATGGCTTTTTAGGTTTTTCTTTACCCAGACCCTAAAGTTATTTTACTACTCTACGATTGAAGCAATTTGTATTCTACTATTTTCTTCGACAAGATAAGCCATAGCGATTTTTGGGTCGTGCTCAAAAAACGACACCCAATTTTCGGCCACAGCCTGCTTTAGTAATTTCTCCTTATGTTCCATGGTTTCTAACGGAAACAAGTCATAACTCATAATGTAGGGCAGACTGAGATGGGAACTGGTTGGGATTAGATCACCCCAATAAATCAGAGTTTTACCATCATCGTTTATAATTACCACTTGGTGGCCAAAAGTATGACCGGCAGTTTTAATGACCTTTATGCCTGAGCTGATTTCTGTCTCACCAGATATTAACACAATCTGGTTATGTTCGGATAGGGGCAGAAAGTTTTCTTTTAGATAACTGGCTCGGGAACGCCGGTCCGGGTTATTAGCCGCATTCCATTCGTCCCTTTGGATATAATAACGAGCATTGGGAAAAGTCGGGACAATTTCACCAGATTCATTGTAGCGGGTATTACCTCCACAGTGGTCGAAGTGAAGATGGGTGTTAATGACCAGGCGTACCTCCTCGGGATTAAATCCTAAATCCTTAAGCACTTCATCAGGGCTTTTTGGAGCTTGCACTTGGTAGATATGATTAAACTTTTCTGTCCCTTTATTACCGATTCCAGTATCAATGAGAACGAGACCCTCTGGTGTTTTTATAAGAGCCGACCGTAATGCCAAAGTGATACGGTTATTTTCATCCGGGGGATTGGTTTTTTCCCAGAGCACCCTGGGTACCACCCCAAACATTGCCCCGCCATCCAGTTTGAAAAAACCATAAGTCACCGGATAAACTTCAAAGCGACCCAACTTAAACATTGGCTAGGAAAAATCTAGGGATTAAGCTTGAGCAGCAATCGCCCGTTTACCGGCCTTCTTACGGACATACTCGCCTTGATAACGAATACCCTTACCATGATAAACATCTGGTGGCTTGACCGCCCGAATCATTGCCGCCACTTGCCCTACTAATTGTTTATCAATGCCTTTAATGGTAATCTGAAACATCTGTTCTTTAGGTTCATCAGGATTAGGCACCTGGGCTACTTCGGCCGTAATACCCTCCGGAATTGCGATATCAACGGGATGAATAAAACCGACAAAAAGTTGGATACCATCTTTGGTCTTTTGGGCTCGGTAACCCATACCGCGAACTTCAAGTACCTTGGTAAATCCCTCGGTGACACCAGTAATCATATTTTTTACGAGCGCTTGCATCGTGCCCAAAAACATGCGCGAGTTCGGTTTTTTCTCTTCTAACACAATCTGATTATTTTCCAGCCGTGCCGATATCGTGGGGTGTAGCGTTAGTTTTAATTCGCCTAACTTGCCTTTTACGGTCACTAGATCATTATTAATATTAACCGTTACTCCATCCGGAATTGGTATCGGTCTAAATCGCTTAGCCATAGGCATATATTATACCGAAAAATTTAATTTCGTCAAGGGCTACTTACAACTAAATTGCGCCTATTATTCGCCAAGCCGACTAGTAAGTTTCTTGTCGTGCCTAGAACCCGGCCACCGTCCCCATACCGTACCCCCTACGGAGAGTTTTATGGTCTAGTTATTACAAGTTAGCCTGGGGTGCTAAAATAAATTGACAATTTAGGCCAGATAAGTAAAATTATATGATATGTCATTATCGCTAAAAAACCTTTTCCGGCCTGAGCTGGTTTTTATTAACGACAATCTTAAAACGATTGATGAGGTTTTCAGCTTTGTTGTATCTCAGTTAAAAGCTCAGGGTATAATTCAGTCGATAAAAGAAGAGGAGCTAAAAGAACTATTTTTAACCCGGGAGGCCCTGAGTTCTACCGGAATTGGTAACGGCATTGCCTTACCGCATATTCTGGTCCCCGAACTAAAAGAACCGATTGGGGTCGTAATACGAGTTAAATCAGGAATTGAATGGGAAGCAATTGACGATCAGCCGGTCCGATTAGTTGTGGTTTTACTCTCACCACCGACAATGCGGGATATTTATTTAAAATATTTAGGAGAAATTGCCGGCAATTTAGAAAATCCTGAGGTTTTAAAAAAAATTATTAGAGCCCAGAAAGCAAGAGAAATTTACCAGCTAATAACCGAAGGCATTACGGTAAGTTTTTTTAGTCGTTATGCGCAGCTTTTTTATTTTGTCTTAGGAATTTTATTTTTTTTAGGCTTTAGTATTTTTCTTTTTCATCGGCTTAATTTGCCGAATACTGAACTTTATAGTCGACTTGGTTATTTGCGTTTTAATGAACCCATTTGGATCCAACGGGAAATCTTATCGACAGTGCTTTTCTTTAGTATGGTGTTGGGCACTTTATTGTTTTTTCGATATCGGGTAGCTTTTGCCTGCGGTGCCTTAAGTATATTGCTATTAACCGGAGTTTTAGATATAAGGACCACAATTGAGTTTATGTCGATCCCTACGATTCTTTTTATTATTTCCGTGATGATTCTAGTAAAATGGTTTGAAAATAAAGGGCTATTTAAATATTTTGTGATCAAAGTCTTAAAAAATTTTTTCACCTCGCCGTTAGTGTTATACGGGGTTTTAATGTTTCTTTCGGCAATTCTGGCTGGGTTTGTTGATGAAGTGTCAGCAATCTTAATTACCTTCGGGATCGCCTTAGAGATTAATCGATATATAAAACTTAATATTACCGCATTACTTTTAGGATTAGTAATGGCCACAAATCTTGGTAGTGCTTTGACCCTTATTGGTAATCCAATCGGCATTTATGTTGCCTTTGCTGGCAATTTGACCTTTTTCGATTTCTTACGGAATGCGACGCTAGTTGCGTTATTGTCGGTGGTTGTAGTGATTCTGATTGTCTTAGGAATCCATCGTAGTGAATTTCAGCTTCAGAAAAGCATTCCTCATGAAGAATTTGAGAAAAGTTTAGAAAATTTAGACCGTCGAGAGCTTCTTTTAGCCGCACTAGTTTTTATTATTTTTGTTGGGGCCGTAATCTCTCACTCCTTTATTGAAAAGTTATTAAAAGTTGAAGATAAAACAACTCTTTTGGCATCAGTGCTTATACTAGTGGGATTTATTGTACTGTATGAAGAAGAGCGCGGGCGATACTTTATTGAAAAAGGTCCGGACTGGTGGACAATCCTTTACTTTATGTTTCTATTTGCCAATGCTGCCTGTTTAGAATATACTGGCGTTACCGCAAAAATTGCCTATTTTTTAAGCAAATTAGCCCAACACCTCCCGTTAGACTTTTTGGGACCCGCTAAAGAAAGTGTTGGCATTGCGACCCTTCTGCTATGGGGATCGGCTGGGCTTTCCGGCTTTGTTGACAACTTACCAATCGTTGCCGCCTTAGTGCCGGTAGTACGAGATTTAGGCACTCAAGGCATAAACGGTGCCCAACTTTTCTGGTGGGCACTGCTTTTAGGTGGTTGTTTTGGCGGCAATCTGACCATGATCGGTTCGACGGCTAATTTAGTAGCAATTGGGATGTATGAGAAGACGGCACGGAAAAAATTTTCTTTCCGCGAATGGCTTAAATTGGGTATAGTTGTATTTTTTGTTTCTTTAGTCATTGCTAATATCTTTTTATTGATTAAGTTATTAATAAGGAGCTAGGTATGGCGAAAATTGTTGTAATTGTTATTGACCGCGCAAGCGATTTTAATCTTCTGGCTCGACTTTTTATTCCAACTGAAGACAAGATTGTTCTTGCTGCTGTTTTATCGGATAGTCAAAAAAATCATAAAGACTGTTGGTGCGAACTATTTAGAGCTCAGGTACGATTTCAAGAATTGGGATACAAGGTTTCGGTAGCCACAGAACGAGGTTCATTGTTTAATATTATAGCTTTACAAGATAAATTACAAGCTAATGTTTTAGCTGTGCCTAAGGAGCTTTTTTTGAGCTTACCAACCGACGAATATAGTGATTTCTTAGAACAAATTAGAGTGCCATTAATTTTATATTAAGAAAGGAGTAATTATGACCAAAAGCCATAAATTAATTTCCGTAGAACTTAAATATAGTGCCCATAATTATCATCCTTTACCGGTGGTTCTAACTAAAGGTCGAGGCGTCTGGGTATGGGACACCGAAGGACGAAAATATTTAGACATGCTTTCAGCTTATTCGGCACTTAATCAAGGACACTGTCACCCGAAGATTAAAAAAGCTGCAATCTCGCAACTTCAGAAGCTTACTTTGACTTCCCGAGCATTTCACAATGATCAATTTGGACCATTCTGTCAGTACCTGGCCCGAATTACCAAAAAAGATAAGGTGCTATTAATGAACTCTGGAGCCGAAGCCGTAGAGACCGCAATTAAGGCGGCACGAAAATGGGGTTATCTAAAAAAGAAAGTTAAAGAAAATGCTGCTGAGATTATTGTTTGTGAGAATAATTTTCATGGTCGAACAACAACTATTATCAGTTTTTCATCCGAACCCCAATATCGTTATGGTTTTGGTCCATATACACCGGGTTTTAAAATTATTCCCTACAACGATTTGCAAGCTTTACGGGCGGCAATTAATGAAAATACCGTAGGATTTCTTTTAGAACCAATTCAAGGTGAAGGCGGGGTGGTTATTCCCTCTGACGGTTACCTTAAAGAAGCTCAGGCGATTTGTAAGGCTAATAATGTTTTATTTATTTTAGATGAGATCCAGACCGGTCTGGGTCGAACCGGGAAACTTTTTGCCTACGAGCATGAAAATACTACGCCAGATATTTTAATTATTGGCAAAGCTCTGAGTGGTGGATATTATCCGATATCAGCAATTTGTGCCGATGATGAAATTATGGAGGTGTTTACCCCCGGTGATCACGGTTCAACCTTTGGCGGAAACCCCCTGGCCTGTGCAATTGGGTATGCGGCACTAGAGGTAATAATTAACGAGAAATTACCTAAAAATGCCCAAAAACAAGGTGACTATTTTCTTGGAGAACTTAAAAAGATTGATTCTCCTTATATCAAAGAAGTTCGAGGGAAAGGTTTGTTAATCGGGGTTGAATTAAACGCGTTAGCTAGACCATTTTGCGAGGCGCTAATGAATGAAGGTATATTAGCTAAAGAAACCCATAGTTATGTAATTCGCTTTGCGCCACCTCTGGTAATTACAAGAAAAGAAATCGATTGGGCGCTACCTAGAATAAGAAAGGTTTTAACTTCGTAAATTATTTTTATGAAAATCCTAGTCACCGGAGCTTATGGAATGCTAGGCCGGGACTTTTGTTCTTTGCTAAAAGCTAACGGATTTTCTATATGGGAGTGGGACTTACCTGAACATGATATAACTAATATCAATAAAACTATTGAAGAAATATTAGAACTCAAACCAGATGTTGTATGTCATTTAGCGGCTTACACCAATGTTGATAATGCGGAAAAAGAACCTGGACGAGCATTTATGGTTAATGTTCAGGGAACTTGGGCTATTGCTGATGCTTGTTTGCAATTAGATATACCACTTTTATACATAAGCACTGACTATGTTTTTGATGGTACTAAGAACACGCCCTATGAAGAAAATGATCCGCCTAATCCAATTAATTACTATGGTAAAACTAAATATCTTGGTGAAGAAGTAATTAAATCGCACCTCAAGAAATATTTTATTGTTCGCACGTCGTGGTTATTCGGAACACATGGGCGAAATTTTGTTACAACAATTATTGAGCTCGCTCGAAAAAACAAAGAAATTACTGTAGTCAACGATCAGATAGGTTCGCCAACTTATACTTATGATCTATCAGAGGCATTACTTAAAGTTATTACTAGTAAGTATTATGGCACTTATCATATTACTAATAGTGGATTTTGTTCGTGGTATGAATTTGCCTTGGAAATAAAAAAACTTACCGGGTTTACTAGTAGCATTATACCAATTACTTCCGACAAGCTAAAACGGTTAGCCATTAGGCCTTTATATTCAGTGTTGAATAATAAAAAATACCGTAAACGATTCGGTGAAGTCTTAAGGCCCTGGCAGAAGGGGCTAAAGGCTTTTCTAGAAGGGGTGGGCTATGAAGGAGATAAAATATCCAAAACTAGCCGTTGATGTAATTATCAACTATCAGGGACGCGTCGTGCTTGTTAAAAGGAAAAATCCGCCGTACGGTTGGGCTTTACCTGGCGGATATGTCGAATACGGAGAAACTGTTGAAGAGGCGGCAAGGAGAGAAGTTAAAGAAGAAACTGGACTTACCTTAACATCGCTTCAGCAGTTTCATGTTTATTCTCGTCCATCGCGCGATCCTCGGGGCCACACAGTTTCAGTAGTTTTTACCGCCGATGGATTTGGAAAGCTTATAGCTCGGGATGACGCTCAAGAGATTGGGCTTTTTGAACTTAATAATTTACCATTAGATTTAGCTTTCGACCATCGAGAAATATTAGAAGACTACAAGAAACATATTGGAATCATCTAGTAAAGACAATCTTTTCTACCTGAGTGGTGCCATATTGTTTCACAACACGAACAAAATAAACACCGGGTTTATTATCTATTGGAACAATAAGATCGCCAGTCGGAACGAAAGAATTAAAAATTGTTTTTATATGGCGTCCGGTTGGGGAATAAAGTTCTATTTTAATTCTTTGGGGTTTTTCGGAATACAATTCAATCTTTTTTATCCTATTTATAATCGAGGGAATTTTCGTTGCTTTTTTTATTGTAGCGAGATCTTTATCGCATATGCCCGAATTAGGTGTTAGTAAGACCTCTAAATAAGTGGTATTGTTTAAATTAACGGGAATGTTATAGAACGTTTTGGTATGGTACCCCGATTTAATTACTTGTACTGTATAATTACCTGGAACTAATAAGCGATAAAAACGTCCATAAATAGAATCACTAATTCGATACCAAATCGTCTCAGGTGGCGCATAAGCTTCTAAGACCCTAATTTCTGCTTGAAGGGGTTCTAAAGTAAATGAATCTCGTACATGGCCGGTTATTTTATTGCCAAATATTCTTCGATAAAGGTAATATACGCCACGTAAATTACGGACACATAGGGTATCAATAAGGTTACCGGCAGGAAAATAACCACGGCTTACTTCAATTGTATAGGGGAAACATCCTATTGCGTAATAAAACCAATTACGAGCAAGGCCACCTTCAGTAGCACGGCCATAAATTGGCGAATAAGTATAGCCACCCCCTAATTCGCTAGGAATATTCACTGCGATACTTTCAGCGATTGGTCTAATGTGATTATAGTCTGGGCACCACGAATTTCCCCAACGCCATGGATAATATACTGCCTCTCCATAACTCCAATCACGATGACTGTGATAGCATATTTCAGCAACAAAGCGCTCTCGATATGCTAAGTCTCGAATTGCTCGGGTTTCGTTTTCAGAAAATGGGTAGGGGCCTCGATATTCTCGATCTGCTGGATTAGAAGAACCACCCAAGTGCCATAAAAAATCGTAATTACGATTTAGGTCAACACCGTCTTCTGGATCCCAAACACCGTTGTTATTATTGTC encodes:
- the ssb gene encoding single-stranded DNA-binding protein; this encodes MAELRLGALNYVFLMGRAVRETELKYNPKGIPVCNLVIAVNRRYQLRDTSEWKEETNFFNVFVFGQAAERCAERIKRGSAVLIVGRLRSRSWVSPSGEKRYIVEIVSNRIQILDKIGTEPETEVIPEPGIEEAPPQIEDIDDLPF
- the rplF gene encoding 50S ribosomal protein L6; translation: MAKRFRPIPIPDGVTVNINNDLVTVKGKLGELKLTLHPTISARLENNQIVLEEKKPNSRMFLGTMQALVKNMITGVTEGFTKVLEVRGMGYRAQKTKDGIQLFVGFIHPVDIAIPEGITAEVAQVPNPDEPKEQMFQITIKGIDKQLVGQVAAMIRAVKPPDVYHGKGIRYQGEYVRKKAGKRAIAAQA
- the ychF gene encoding redox-regulated ATPase YchF, with the translated sequence MMSIGLVGLPNVGKSSFFNLLTKACAKVDIYPFTTIEKNVAVVTVPDARLEKIKEIIKPAKTTYATIEVIDIAGLVRGAHDGAGLGNKFLSFIREVDLILHVVRNFEESCVPHIYETVDPLRDVEIVEAELALADLEIVKRAIEKLSKHQKSIDDQCKLELLKKIEETISRGVFSIELSTAEQELLKDLNLFITKPTIYVFNCSDKTNVNLEIPEKLSASPVFFVSVALENNLNGFSNEDKIAIRESLGLFPKGPEGIIEECFNQLHLIRFYTIKGEESRAWAIPQHTNIIEAVRKIHSDMAEGFIKAEVLPFDYLQKCGSFGKAKELGFVRIEGKNYVVQDGDIILVKFTV
- the rpsF gene encoding 30S ribosomal protein S6, producing MQRTYKAIFIISSKLSEAESKKFIEELKQIMSKNNNLEIIDSKTEFSNLPYLIRKETKGTYFTVEFKTTADAISKIKEELKHRDEILRLTIIRKE
- a CDS encoding MBL fold metallo-hydrolase, which codes for MFKLGRFEVYPVTYGFFKLDGGAMFGVVPRVLWEKTNPPDENNRITLALRSALIKTPEGLVLIDTGIGNKGTEKFNHIYQVQAPKSPDEVLKDLGFNPEEVRLVINTHLHFDHCGGNTRYNESGEIVPTFPNARYYIQRDEWNAANNPDRRSRASYLKENFLPLSEHNQIVLISGETEISSGIKVIKTAGHTFGHQVVIINDDGKTLIYWGDLIPTSSHLSLPYIMSYDLFPLETMEHKEKLLKQAVAENWVSFFEHDPKIAMAYLVEENSRIQIASIVE
- a CDS encoding ABC transporter substrate-binding protein, with protein sequence MKKITTIVLLILIIFSCKKKYSKTEITFWHAMGGPLGKTLETMVRQFERENPDIKIVLVGMGDYGALAQKLMGAIAVNSPPTIAQVYETWTTQFLQQNQLFPLDSFIYSPDGLTLDEIRDIYPVFIENNQWGGKFISFPFNKSVPVYFYNKKLFDSLGINAFPMTWDEFRAVLKKLTIDNNNDNKPEIWGTGGGVNVWQFGCMLYQQSVRFLDEEHRKAKFNSEAGIKIIKYMLDIIYKDSTFNFLTGYEPQNDFLAGKLGLIWGTIVSWAFMRDKMTFPVGIAPIPTWNGKPAVLVYGTNIAMFRNSTDKQKAAAWRFIKWFTRPKQQAFWAKNTFYVPICRSALNEPEYAQLLHEVDGLKEAIAQLEYAYFEPRGEEWFSGRRYLGEALEEALRLKNSPQEALDNAAQKIEKEWRMR